AGGAAGGGGGAGGTGAGCTGCTGTTGGATCTGTACCACCTGCAAGGACAATGAATACGTACAGGACGAGTTCACCTGCAAGGCCTGTGAGCTGGGATGGTGGCCCGACGAGGAACTGGAAGGTAAGGGAGACAAAAATCAGCTGGTTTGAGCCGAACCCAGACCTGTCAGCCCTAAAGAACAAAAGTCACTACATTGATTTCGCAATGCAATTGTGTTTaccttgtgtgcatgtgcaattacatgtgacaaaaaaatgcaccatGTCATACTGTAAGtggaaatacaaacaaaaaaacaaaacaaaacaaaaaactctccTGAACAATTTGTGTAAATACATCAATTATCAACTAGCCTACTTACTGATGACATTGTACTACCTAAAACTGTGCTTTACCTCCGTGCTATCAATTTTCATACAAATTGGAGAAAATTGCTAAAGAATGTACCACAGAATGTACTAGATAATGTCTCCTGAAACAAGGGACATAAACCAGAAAAACACAGGTCAAGCtccaaattaaaatttttttcctttttacagTAATTTATAATGTACAAGCTAATTAGAATGTGTTTGTAATTCATAACAGtggacaataataatataactgGTGGTAAATATCACAAAAGCTCATCACATGTCCTGAATTTGTATTTGAAGCAGTTTTGGAAATAACATGATATTTCACTTTCATATTGCAAAATAGTGAAATAGTTTTTCCCTCAAGGTCCTAAAGAGTGAATCACTGGAGCACCGGTCTGTACTGTACCTGTATTTTGGCGATGTGTCTTGgtctcataaataaataaataaacaaccaaacaaagagAGCCCCCACTCTTTTGGCATATTTAACCTGTACAAGTGTATGACTGTGAAATTGCATGGCCCCTATGCTGAGTGCACAAAAGTTGGCGGGTCTGCAGTCCGCAATCGTTTTCTCCAGCAACCAGGCATGGACTGGCCATCTGGCATACCGGGTATTCTCCCAGTGGGCCGCTGGGTctgtggttctttttttttttttttttttttttttcttatggagTGGCCCATGGCTGATTGGCCCACAGAGCAGGGAGATATTGTGTGATCGGCCCTGTGAGCAGAgcacaaaccttttttttttttttaaacttagcTACGAggttaataataatacacacacacacacacacacacacacatgcacacacacacatatatatatacatatgtgtgtgtgtgtgtgttttggctatGACCAATATTCCCTGTCATAGGCCCAGTCATAGTGACCCAATATGTGAGTATCACCCTGCATCCTACTGCTCTAGTGACAGTCTGTCAGTCAGGGCAGctcagcaagtgtgtgtgtgattcacgGGCCTGGAACCGAGCTAAAAGGAAGTAGCTTCAACACCACAACTTGTACCTTCAAATGACACAGACTTACAAACATCTtcgaaaactgaaaaaatgcatCAAGATACAAAATAggggatttaaaaaacaaaagaaaaacaacaacaacaatatcaaTTATACGGAatcattatctttttttaatggaaatctTTTTTTACCCCAATGTTCATcataattacaacaaaataacccctaaaatacaacaaattcTTTTGATCTTTTTCCATCTTTACATGATGTTTACTATTATTCCTTGTATTAAGAGCTCAGTTAGTCAACTAAAGCATGTCTAAAGTATGTCTTTAGTCATACTTGATGGTGCTTTTTCGGTGGTGGTGGTTGGCCTTATTTACTTTTGGATCACAGACTGAGCTGTTGGTATGAAGTATGAAGGCATATGATGATGTGACATCAGTCAGCGGGGAaaactgtgtgttcatttgcatcTTCTGCTTTTAAAATAGAGTTGCCCTCAATGCCTGGGCCCAGTGTTGTACATTAGTGAACATTTGCTGTCATGCAGGCAGGTGGTGGGGTAGCTGGTGGAGCTGGTGTATTCATGCAGTGTGGGCCAGTGGTTCATTTGGGGGCTGTAGAGAATATGGAAGGTGTGCCTGTGCTTGTGAGCCGGTCTGGGGCCACGTTTTGGTTCCCGTCCATCCGTGCCAGCAACACTTCCAGTGCCTCCCATACTTACACCTGTGCTATTTCCTGCCCTGACACTCCTACACTCTTTATTTTACTCTCTGTTCATATATTTGCTCACAGCTCTTCCAGCAGCAATATCACTACCTCTTTTGAAACAGTGCCGACCCTTGTGGATAAGCTCAATCTGGATCTCGCTCTCAAGCACCCTCTTCCACCCATACACCTATTCATACTGTGCACCCTGACACCTCAGCTGCTGCGTCTCGTCATCCAGCTCCTGTGACCCTGCTCTTTCACTGCTTCCTAGCTGCTCTCTCACAAGGGACTGTGATAAAttacctgtcttttttttttttttttttttttgcataatgcatTGATATTTTCCATGGCTATCAGTCTCTGTGtcactctgtcactctctgtcAGCAGCTATCTTCCaaatatgttcatttatttcatgatgatatatatattttttacttgaatCTCTCTTCAGCTGCTCTCTTGCAGCTGTTGCCACCCCCTCCTCTGCATACCTGCCAAAAGTCTCTCTCCACTTGccttgccccccaccccctcccagcTCTTTGCCTTGTTGTGACCCAGTGGTTGTTTTGAAAGAGATTTATAGAGTTGAGTGCTGCTCTCAGCTCCCAGGTGTAAAATCCTATTACTGCCGTGAGAAGCTTGGGGATACATTTCACCAGCTTGTCGAGGAAGAAATTCCACCGTCACTCTCATTATATGTACCTACCTGGAGAATACTAATAGGGAGAATCATTATGTGATTCCCGTAGAGAAGTTCTCATGTCCAAATGTTAATTTAGGCCATGGCTTTTGATATAAAATCACTCAATCATGCCGTTTGTTGTTTCTGTCAACTGCCAATGTGCTCCGAAGAAAATGTACATTAGAGGAGTGAGttttttctttgaattattcacTATAGGTTTTAGAATAATAAGGGATTTGAGGATTGTGTAAGAAAGGATGAGTGCATTTCGTCTTCGCTCCCCTTGTCCATTTGCACAAAGTGAGGCAGATTTCTCGACAAGCTGAGCTGCGTGGTCAAAACAGTTTGTATCTGTGACACTTCCAAGTGTTATTCGCACTCTTTCACGGAATCATGTTTCATTAATATTTCCGCAGTGTAACTACTGTTTCACACCTTGTCATTCATATTCACACCATGTCAGAGTGGGCTAAACGACACCATTTGTCgcttatgtacctgttcatttCTTAGCCATTTCATTACCACACCTTTGTTAATTTAGTTTCATTACCTGTTCAGTTAACCATTCCACGTAATAGCGACAATAAACATTACTATTCTAGCTCTGTTTGCATTTAGCattatcaatcagtcaatcagacTTATTTATATAGTACTTCTTATACAAATACATCTTTTATTGTGcttcacacaataaaacaacaactaaaaacaaaaacagaaaaaactgcATCTGAGGAAATCTCAGCACTTTGCAATGAGGAAACACCAAAGGCAGGGTTAAGACtcataaaaacagataaaacacaaaataggaaaataaaagcaataaaatgagtaatgtatgaaaaatgagaaaacaaacaaacaaacaaacaaacaatcctGGCCTGTTAAGCATTCAGTGGTTTCAGCAATAGTGTTGAAGGAGCTATCAAATGCCAGGGGGCGAAACTGCTGATATtgttaatatgtattttctgaatgtttttttttgtgtatggcCAAATACATTTGTTGATGCATTCATGTACAGTGGGAAATGACTGTCTGAGATATTTAGGGTTCCCACCCTGTAGTGATGGAGAGAGCCAAATACAGTCTAACGAGAGGATGGCAACAACTATCTTACAGTCTTTGATGTCCTGTGTCCAAGATGCAGGTTATATGAAGAGACAAGCGAGGTTATTTATAAATTCCAGATTAACTTTTTGTGATTTGGCATATGGGGAGTTAGCATTAATGTGCAATCCAGAGGTGGGTTTCTCCATGCATTGCCTAGCCTGTGATGGCAGTGACTGTAATGCTATTAGGCACTGCACGTAATTTATGGGTTTTTAAGCTGGGGAAGTCTGGGGATGTCAATTTTCTCCCATTAAGCTCTACCCACTTCCAGTGTGTGCTGGATGACAAATATGTGCGTCATGATGGGCAGACTGCAGACGCTCAAGTAcagtaccacacacacatccacacacacacacacacacacacacgcacaaatgcacacacgtgcacgcactcgcgcgctcacacacacacacgcacacatcatGATGAGAGAGAAATCTGACAGAACTAGAGCTTTGGGATGTGTATGATGACACTTGTAAATTAGTTCCTGAGTAATTTTAGGCCATCTTTGAAGTGCTCTGATCTCTGCTACGTACCTCTTGACTTCCCCAATGTCTCAGAATCTGTGCgtcgctctcctctctcctgcctctacactgtgtgttcactgattcctttctttgttctgttttcccCTGCTTTCTCAGcgacacaaatacagtatgtacacatCAGCAAAAGATTAACCTGACgtcttctcctctgctcttcccaGGTTGTGAGCCGCTTCCCTTGAAGTATCTTGACTGGGCTGATGTGGAATCCATCGTTGCCGTGGTTTTCTCCTGCGTGGGCATCCTGATCACCTCCTTTGTCACCTTTATCTTCATCCAGTACCGTGATACGCCTGTGGTAAAGTCTTCCAGCCGAGAACTCTGTTACATCATACTCGCAGGCATCTTCCTGGGCTACATCTGTCCGTTCACCTTAATCGCCCGCCCCACTGTGGCTTCCTGCTGCCTGCAGCGTCTCCTGGTGGGCCTGTCATCTGCCATGTGTTACTCCGCCCTGGTGACCAAAACCAACCGCATTGCCCGCATTCTGGCAGGCAGCAAGAAGAAGATCTGCACCAGGAAGCCTCGTTTCATGAGCGCCTGGGCCCAGGTGATCATTGCCTTCATGCTGATCAGTGTCCAGCTGACTCTGGAGATCACTCTCATCATCCTGGAGCCCCCTGAACCCATCAAGTCCTACCCAAGCATCCGTGAGGTCTACCTCATCTGCAATACCAGCAATGTAGGCATGGTGGCGCCACTGGGCTATAACGGCCTGCTAATCATGAGCTGCACCTACTATGCCTTCAAGACGCGGAACGTGCCGGCCAATTTTAATGAGGCTAAATATATTGCCTTCACCATGTACACTACCTGCATCATTTGGCTGGCCTTTGTGCCCATCTACTTTGGCTCCAACTACAAGATAATCACCACATCATTCTCTGTCAGCCTGAGTGTCACTGTGGCACTGGGGTGCATGTTCACACCCAAGATGTACATTATTATCGCCAAACCAGAGAGGAACGTCCGGAGCGCCTTCACCACATCTGATGTGGTGCGAATGCATGTCGGAGATGGGAAGTCTGCAGCTCCCTGCGGGAGCAACAGTCTGCTCAATATGTTCCGCCGGAAGAAGAATCCATCTAACACTGCCAAGTGAGTGACCTTTTACGTTGGTTATGTTATTGTATTAAATGGTAGTTACTGGGGTAGCTGGCTGTATTCAGTGACGGTGTGAGGCCTAAACACTCAAATGGTGCAGTGACCCATCCAATGATGTACTTGTGACATTTGTTGAACAACAGAATCAATTATTTTCCAGTgatacattcatttattttttttatctttgagGGAATGTCATGGCACTTGCTCTCCAATGTGGATTATATTCTCTATATTCTCTTCTCTATGTctatatttttctatattttctatatatatatatttttctgtttctattttattttattcaagaatttcccaatttccCCATTTTTTCTAGAATTTCcaaataacaatgaaaacaatagtctatctatctatctatctatctatctatctatctatctatctatctatctatctatctatctatctatctatctatctcttctAGTCAGTCTATTCTATAGTCTTTTTCCCAAGAGGAACATGGTCATGTAGCCAGTTAAATTCACCGAACAAAGTATAAACATAacaaactgacagagagagcaacatTGTGGATTATTACCAGGAATATTTGAGTGTTCATGCACCATGCTATCGATCCAAAATTGTCTTCCCAGCACCCTAAACTGTTTAATAAAACATGTATTCCTAAATGTTTAGATGGAATTTAACATCTATAGAGTGATTGATATGACACATCCCCCCTTCCCCTGAGAATATGATAAGACTACAAAATGTTATCACTGACGTTAAGTTCAATTTGATAGAGCAGGAGGTTTGGCATTCATTGATTTAACACTAATGGGCTATGCATGATTAAAGTACAGATTTTACTGATTCTCATCAGATGTAAGACTtgcaaaaaaaactttcttgaGATCCACAGCAAAACCACATGGACAATTGCCTAAAGTAAGGTGTGGGACAGACTATAAAAGTGATCCTAGTATGTTTAAGTGTTGTCTGTCACCCTTGCTATGTTGTCTTTCTAACCTTTTCAAACTGGACACAGTATTGTCTGCTAGAGTGTCATAGGCTGGCAAATGTTGAGGCACAGGGTTAGTCAACTCCTGACCTGGAGAGCTGCAGtatcaacatatttttttaatactatACATTATCAGGCAGGGACGTTGAGAGCACTCACCGGCCAAATGAAGACAAATTTCGGCACTTGTGACAAAGTCTGTCTACTCTCAAGGCTGGAGCAGGTAACCAGTCCTCATTCAGGTTGGCTATCTGCTTGAGTTTGCTGAGTTGTTTTATTTGAACAACCAAGTGAAATGGTGAATTATTGGAACCACTGACCACTGTGACTGGTGAATGAAAAGGGTAATCTCCTGCTCTGAACAAAATAGGATGATGTATGTAAAGCTACCCAGGTTGATCATTggctggggggggggttacAAACCACCACTCTCGTTTCTGCATTTGAAGATAATGTTTTTTGACACTGCAACCCTCCAAGTAGGTGATTTGCCACCCTGCTGCTTTTGGTTTATCCTGAATTACCCTCACATTTAGCAATTCTCAGCATGAACGcctctctgccccccctccctccccaacTAATCACATTAGAGCCAATCCTAGCTCCCTCTGCACTAAACTCTGTGTCATCTTCAGACCAGTTCAGGCATCACCAAAAATACTTTGCAAGTGCATGTGTCCCATTTCAGCTCTATAAGCACTTAGTTAAACAGGACAAAATGAGCTGGACAGCCCCTAATGCTGTGAGCTCGGTCATTTGAAGATCATAATGCTCTGTTTGCAGTACATTATGAATCCGTGTATATTTGTGTAGTGATAAATGCAATACTGTTAAAAGGTCATGAGTGAATCCTTAGCAATGTTGTTGATGTAAAGTCATGTGGTCTCAAAATAAGTATTTTAACATGcatcagaaatgttgaaatgCTGCCAGTCTGTTGTGCCACTGTTcttttgatgttgttgatgtttttgtctgcAAACTTCTCCCGGTTTTCCTGTGGTAGTAACTTGGGTCTTTATCTCGTTCATAGTTCTAATGGCAAGTCTGTGTCATGGTCTGAATCAGGTGCAAGACACCCTCCGAGGGGGGGGAATGTGTGGCACAGACTGTCTGTGCATGTGAGGAAACAGGAAGCCGGCTCGAATCAGATGGCGGTCATCAGGCCCCTAACTAACACCCCCGACCCCCACAGTTGTGAGCCCACCACCCACGACCTTGGCACagacccccacctcccccaagAGCTACCTGGCGCTAAGGCTCTATACAACCTGGCAGAGGAGGACGACGAGGGGGATGTGCAACGCCCTCTCTGGACTCCCACGTGCTCTGGACCGATCCAAGGGCTGGACTCCGATTTAGATAAGCCGACTTCTTATTTGCCCACTAACTTGATGAGCTGCACCACTGAGCGCTTGAAGGGGGCAGTGGTGGAAACACACAGCTCCAATGCCCCTGCACTGAATGATAACACCACTAAGGAGGCAATCCCCTCCAACGAGCCTTTGAGCTTGGTCCCCTCTCAGCTTCCTTTGGCCCTACAAGTGGGGGCCTTTGGAGAGGAAGGGCCAGAGGGTGAGGACCTGGACCTCTCACACAGCTACATGTTTGATGccaaggaagaggaggagggggaaggggatGATTTCACTCAGAGCAAGCTAACTCTGGAGGATTCCCTGGCTctgtctcccccctcccccttcagAGACTCGGTGTGTTCGGGGGAGTCTGGCAGCGGCTCCCCCGTCGTTGAGTCGATCCTCGGTAGCCCTCCGAGCTCAGTCTACACCTCAACTCTCCTCCGAGACTTCGCACAGAGCTCCTCAACACTGTGAGAGCAGAATGGGCACTGACACAGTCGCTATCAGCACACtttcacatcacacagacatgcattcCCTACGTACACACCCCACATACATGCAGATGtgcctgcacgcacacacacacacacacacacacacacacacacacacataccttatATACACATTTACAACATAGATTAATCATTTCAAGTTTTGAAAATTCCTTTgattaacattttctttttctgaattGCTCAGTCATTTGCTTGCTTGTATTTTAAAACTCTGCTTTTATCAAGGAGGTGTTATTCAAAAGTTAAGAAATAGGAATAAACACCTGGAATCATCCAGAAGCTCATACACTTGTGAAGGGCTGCCAGTCCATACAGTATAGCCTTTCTGTAAACTCTGAAACTGGGAACAGTGCCAAAACTAGCCAGCTCTTCTGCCAAAATGTGACGGATTAAGCCAAGCTGAGAATCGTAGTAAAGGATGTAGCtattgttttcatattgttGTGCAATTAAATAGCATACATGAGACAAATGGAGGGAAGCccacttggtgtgtgtgcactgtaccGTAAGATACAGCCAAACTGGCTCCAAGGACTGCAATAGCTAGCATGCATGTCATGCCACATCTAATTAGCTCTGCTCTTGTCCTGCGCTGCACATGTACTGTTCTGTTCATGTGTGTAGCAGCTGCAGaaggataaaaacaaacaaacaaaaaaaaaactatttactttttgcctttttttccattaaGATTCACCTCAGCTTTCTCACTTCTGACCTCATTGCAATTTATAAACATTTCAGAGAGACAAAATGATATATAAAGTATGTCGGTTGAGTATTACATTCAAATATTACAAGGTCTGTTAAACACTGCAAACAGATTATATCTAACTCAAATTCAGCTGAAGACTTGCGCTGTATGATATTATGTGATATGGATATAATGTGCCAATCAACGTTGTTATCAACCTTCTTCCCTGCTTTCACTTTTTACTATGTAGCTGATAAAGGTTTGCTTGATTGTAGATGATGGCAATGTTGTTTACTCAGTTTACACACATGCCCTGAGACAAGTTTTATAAGCATGGGATGTGATAAAGAGCTACTTCTGCTTTCCATGCTGTGTTAACGATATTTCTCATGGTTTCTGAGTTTGCTGTGTCattgtaatggaaaacacaGTACTTGTATAGCTCTCAAAGTTTGTACTACTGTTGAACCATCTCTTGTTTTTTCACACGGGTGGTATGTTTGTAATATCAGtaaatgtttatatatttagaatgtgaattcaagaaaaaaaaaaaaaaacgtttatacattttgaaacTGTCCTCAGATGCTTGTCAAGGAGCAGTGTGTTGGCATTGGTTTTGGGTAACTTTTAAGCTAACTTTATGAGTCGACTGTATCCTCTTGAAAAATATTCATT
The genomic region above belongs to Myripristis murdjan chromosome 24, fMyrMur1.1, whole genome shotgun sequence and contains:
- the grm1a gene encoding metabotropic glutamate receptor 1; its protein translation is MARVKMGLLVLLCLPTFLFRVLVLSHSSSIYERSVVPRAVSRSVARMDGDVIIGALFSVHHQPSAEKVAERKCGDVREQYGIQRVEAMFHTLDRINADPNLLPNISLGCEIRDSCWHSSVALEQSIEFIRDSLISIRDDKDGSKWCIDGTPSNQPPPTKKPIAGVIGPGSSSVAIQVQNLLQLFNIPQIAYSATSIDLSDKTLFKYFLRVVPSDTLQARAMLDIVKRYNWTYVSAVHTEGNYGESGMEAFKELASQEGLCIAHSDKIYSNAGEKHFDRLLKKLRERLPKARVVVCFCEGMTVRGLLMAMRRLGVSGELQLIGSDGWADRDEVVEGYEQEAEGGITMKLQSAVVKSFDNYFLKLRLDTNTRNPWFPEFWQYRFQCRLPGHPQENKNYKKVCSGNESLHENYVQDSKMGFVINAIYAMAHGLHDMHTELCPGQTGLCEAMDPIDGSKLLDYLLKTSFRGVSGEEVYFDENGDTPGRYDIMNLQSVGDGHYDYINVGSWHEGILNIDDNKLWMNNSEVVRSVCSEPCSKGQIKVIRKGEVSCCWICTTCKDNEYVQDEFTCKACELGWWPDEELEGCEPLPLKYLDWADVESIVAVVFSCVGILITSFVTFIFIQYRDTPVVKSSSRELCYIILAGIFLGYICPFTLIARPTVASCCLQRLLVGLSSAMCYSALVTKTNRIARILAGSKKKICTRKPRFMSAWAQVIIAFMLISVQLTLEITLIILEPPEPIKSYPSIREVYLICNTSNVGMVAPLGYNGLLIMSCTYYAFKTRNVPANFNEAKYIAFTMYTTCIIWLAFVPIYFGSNYKIITTSFSVSLSVTVALGCMFTPKMYIIIAKPERNVRSAFTTSDVVRMHVGDGKSAAPCGSNSLLNMFRRKKNPSNTANSNGKSVSWSESGARHPPRGGNVWHRLSVHVRKQEAGSNQMAVIRPLTNTPDPHSCEPTTHDLGTDPHLPQELPGAKALYNLAEEDDEGDVQRPLWTPTCSGPIQGLDSDLDKPTSYLPTNLMSCTTERLKGAVVETHSSNAPALNDNTTKEAIPSNEPLSLVPSQLPLALQVGAFGEEGPEGEDLDLSHSYMFDAKEEEEGEGDDFTQSKLTLEDSLALSPPSPFRDSVCSGESGSGSPVVESILGSPPSSVYTSTLLRDFAQSSSTL